The following proteins come from a genomic window of Miscanthus floridulus cultivar M001 chromosome 2, ASM1932011v1, whole genome shotgun sequence:
- the LOC136527782 gene encoding transcription factor GHD7-like, with amino-acid sequence MSASASSAACRVCGGGVGECACHQGHGIGGGARCGVAVADLNRGFPGMWHQPEEEQPSVVGSGAAEAAAGLHEFQFFGHDEDHDSVTWLFNDPAPHLHRGPAGAATVGNGVAEAAEQRRAPAPLFDGYAHAHAHAHAQYGQLPGHGLTFDVPLNRGGDVASAAVLEAGLGLGGGGSGNPATASSATIMSFCGSTFTDAASAVPGDAAAAAANGGCASGADPAVDREAKVMRYKEKRKRRRYEKQIRYASRKAYAEMRPRVKGRFAKVPDGEAPAPPAPAAAGYEPGRFDLGWFRS; translated from the exons atgtcggcgtcggcgtcgagcGCCGCGTGCCGCGTATGCGGTGGCGGCGTAGGGGAGTGCGCGTGCCACCAAGGCCATGggatcggcggcggcgcgcggtgcGGGGTCGCTGTCGCGGACCTCAACCGCGGGTTTCCCGGGATGTGGCACCAGCCGGAGGAGGAACAACCCAGCGTCGTCGGCAGCGGCgcagcggaggcggcggcggggctgcATGAGTTCCAGTTCTTCGGCCACGACGAGGACCACGACAGCGTGACGTGGCTGTTCAACGACCCCGCGCCCCACCTGCACCGCGGCCCAGCGGGGGCGGCCACGGTCGGGAACGGGGTGGCCGAGGCTGCAGAGCAGCGGAGAGCGCCGGCGCCGTTGTTCGACGGGTACGCGCACGCGCACGCGCACGCGCACGCGCAGTACGGACAGCTGCCAGGTCACGGGCTCACGTTCGACGTGCCGCTGAACCGGGGCGGCGACGTGGCCTCCGCGGCGGTGCTGGAGGCAGGGCTGGGCCTaggcggtggtggcagcggcaATCCGGCGACGGCGTCCAGCGCCACAATC ATGTCCTTCTGCGGGAGCACGTTCACTGACGCGGCGAGCGCCGTCCCGGGCGACGCGGCTGCTGCAGCGGCCAACGGCGGCTGCGCGAGCGGTGCCGACCCGGCGGTGGATCGGGAGGCGAAGGTGATGCGATACAAGGAGAAGCGGAAGAGGAGGCGCTACGAGAAGCAGATTCGGTACGCCTCCCGCAAGGCCTATGCAGAGATGCGGCCGCGCGTCAAGGGCCGGTTCGCCAAGGTGCCCGACGGTGAGGCTCCGGCGCCACCAGCGCCGGCCGCAGCAGGCTACGAACCAGGCCGGTTCGACCTCGGATGGTTCCGTTCATAG